One Acipenser ruthenus unplaced genomic scaffold, fAciRut3.2 maternal haplotype, whole genome shotgun sequence DNA segment encodes these proteins:
- the LOC131727839 gene encoding LOW QUALITY PROTEIN: ADP-ribosylhydrolase ARH3-like (The sequence of the model RefSeq protein was modified relative to this genomic sequence to represent the inferred CDS: deleted 1 base in 1 codon) codes for MSAVLGRAGAAGPSSLSRFRGALVGALLGDCVGAEFEGTEEVPLDRVLQHLDGLEEESRGDGILQYSDDTAMTRCVVQSLLSRSEFDVSDLGRRFAEEYRRAPLRGYGAGVVQVFKKLLSPRCADVLQPAREQFGGRGSFGNGGAMRAAPIALAYPQTQDVIEFSRRCALLTHASSLGYNGAVLQALAVHFALRGALCSGGQYLELLIGEMESLEREEKALSDARELNEADFPYCTRLRKVKEMLERSDVSVEEVVMELGNGIAALHSVPTAIFCALHCLSARPSLPPHYSGVQRTLAFSLALGGDTDTIATMAGAIAGAHYGMEQVPASWQRSCEGEQDAEEWGERLHKLYQSRALGGSTTERERGSEERGERAE; via the exons ATGTCAGCAGTGCTCGGCCGGGCCGGGGCGGCGGGTCCCAGCTCGCTGTCCCGGTTCCGAGGCGCTCTGGTCGGCGCGCTGCTTGGGGACTGTGTCGGTGCCGAGTTCGAGGGCACGGAGGAGGTTCCGCTGGACCGGGTTCTGCAACACCTAGACGGATTGGAGGAGGAGAGCCGTGGGGACG gtattCTGCAGTACTCTGATGACACGGCTATGACTCGCTGTGTGGTTCAGTCCCTGCTCTCTCGAAGTGAGTTCGATGTCTCTGATTTGGGGCGCAGGTTTGCGGAGGAGTATCGCAGGGCCCCTCTCCGGGGGTACGGGGCGGGGGTGGTCCAGGTGTTTAAGAAGCTGCTCAGCCCCCGCTGTGCGGATGTGCTCCAGCCCGCCAGGGAGCAGTTCGGCGGGAGGGGGTCCTTCGGGAACGGGGGGGCCATGCGGGCCGCCCCCATCGCGCTGGCGTACCCCCAAACACAGGACGTGATTGAG tTCTCCCGACGCTGTGCCCTGCTCACTCACGCCTCCTCTTTGGGATATAACGGAGCCGTGCTACAGGCGCTGGCGGTGCACTTTGCCCTGCGGGGGGCGCTGTGCTCAGGGGGGCAGTACCTGGAGCTGCTGATCGGAGAGATGGAGAgtctggagagagaggagaaagcacTGAGCGACGCCAGAGA GCTGAATGAAGCTGACTTCCCGTACTGCACTCGGCTGAGGAAGGTGAAGGAGATGCTGGAGAGGAGTGACGTGAGCGTGGAGGAGGTGGTGATGGAGCTAG GTAACGGTATAGCTGCTCTGCACTCAGTCCCCACGGCGATATTCTGTGCTCTGCACTGCCTCTCCGCGCGCCCCAGCCTGCCCCCCCACTACAGCGGGGTTCAGCGGACGCTGGCGTTCAGCCTGGCGCTC GGGGGGGACACCGACACCATCGCCACCATGGCCGGGGCCATCGCCGGGGCGCACTATGGGATGGAACAGGTCCCAGCGTCGTGGCAACGCTCCTGTGAGGGGGAGCAGGACGCAGAGGAGTGGGGGGAGAGACTGCACAAGCTGTACCAGAGCAGAGCACTAGGGGGCAGCACcactgagagggagagagggagtgaggagaggggagaaagaGCAGAGTGA
- the LOC117971574 gene encoding dyslexia-associated protein KIAA0319-like protein — MVSSESHPESCSLIGCVGWAGCRRLLFLFLTGVCISFLFPATDALPSPSQCQPSPALQGVSVSAGAWLPLSAGRRYGSLKQCSQACCERAGCNAAWSLRGRCVMLACVSRGRCQTHSTGEPDSLLVFVTHPEVGGQVQTEDFDWLQEFRNRRKGSGLPGRHGDSWLGSGDERGMRRRRGVRAREEQRREREVKTEPQTHTDPPTNKEGPSSNEQLVSMGTAAPDPTHMLTVSNPVALSLTANRKDGKLSNDSAVEAPPPTGQNPTPTTVTITMTTASNTSTTSEMSIKPTSLASTAPRATTQPGVRELVVSAGNSVEVTLPMSEVELNAFVLPEPPKGSSYKFEWRLITHPKDYSGEMEGKHSQTLKLSKLTQGLYDFEVLVDGEGAHGQGFVNVTVKPEPRVNQPPVAVVSPRFQEISLPTSSTVIDGSQSTDDDHVVSYHWEEVKGPLREEKVSADTPILKLANLVPGNYTFSLTVVDSDGARDSTLASLSVLKAVDYPPVANAGPNQVITLPQNSITLFGNQSTDDHGPVSYEWSLSPQSKDKVVEMQGVRTSTLQLSAMQEGDYTYQLTVTDSANQQDTAEVTVIVQPENNKPPHADAGPEKELTLPVDSTTLDGSKSSDDQKIASYRWEKTSGPDGVKIENADSAVATVTGLQVGVYEFTLSVRDERNLASSDTVSVIVKEELNQPPVARISGNVQLTLPLNMAALDGSKSSDDKGVVTYQWSRDEGSPAAGDVLNQSDRQPVLLLTNLVEGTYIFNLRVSDAKGESSTARGTVEVRPDPQRSDLVEMLLAVGVSQVSERQKGMLVRQIAVLLRVLDSDIVVQEIQEYTEQSTRMVFFVRSGPRRPLLRGQDIAMELRSKLRKQKADFLIFRALQINTVTCQLNCSQHGSCDSLTKRCVCHPFWMENFIRVQLGDGESNCDWSVLYVTIASFLMLVAVGILSWGLVCCCRRRKGKPKRKSRYKILEGTDDQESLELKPAAKGGVRLKPPVHPHSSLLRSESEGDSEDALFTWPDREKGKLLRHQNGSVRNGHGPNRTRKQSCEELL; from the exons ATGGTGTCCTCAGAGTCCCACCCTGAATCCTGCAGCCTGATTGGCTGTGTGGGCTGGGCAGGGTGTCGCAGGCTCCTCTTCCTGTTTCTCACCGGCGTGTGCATCAGCTTCCTGTTCCCAGCCACAG ACGCacttcccagtccctcccagtgcCAGCCCAGTCCAGCCCTGCAGGGTGTGTCAGTGAGTGCTGGCGCGTGGCTCCCCCTGTCAGCTGGGAGGAGGTATGGCAGTTTGAAGCAGTGCAGCCAGGCTTGCTGTGAGAGGGCAGGGTGCAATGCTGCCTGGAGCCTGCGGGGGCGCTGTGTCATGTTGGCCTGTGTGAGCCGTGGGCGGTGCCAGACTCACAGCACCGGGGAGCCTGATTCGCTGCTGGTGTTTGTGACACACCCCGAAGTGGGGGGGCAAGTGCAGACAGAGGATTTTGATTGGCTGCAGGAGTTCCGGAACCGCAG gaagGGGAGTGgcctgcctggtcgccatggagATTCATGGCTGGGGTCAGGAGATGAGAGGGGGATGAGGAGACGGAGAGGGGTGAGAGCGAGGGAGGAgcagaggagggagagagaggtgaAGACTGAGCCACAGACCCACACAGACCCCCCAACCAACAAAGAGGGACCCTCCAGCAATGAACag CTTGTTTCCATGGGAACCGCTGCCCCAGACCCCACCCACATGTTGACCGTCTCCAATCCTGTGGCCCTCAGCCTGACGGCCAATAGAAAGGATGGGAAGCTTTCCAATGACAGCGCAGTGGAGGCCCCGCCCCCCACAGGACAGAACCCCACTCCCACCACAGTGACCATCACCATGACAACCGCCAGTAACACAAGCACGACCTCCGAGATGTCAATCAAGCCCACATCCCTGGCCAGCACAGCCCCCCGAGCTACCACACAACCAG GTGTGCGGGAGCTGGTGGTCTCGGCTGGGAACAGTGTGGAGGTGACCCTGCCCATGAGCGAGGTGGAGCTCAATGCCTTCGTGCTGCCAGAGCCCCCCAAAG gctccAGCTACAAGTTTGAGTGGCGGCTCATCACTCACCCAAAGGATTACAGTGGAGAGATGGAGGGCAAGCACTCGCAGACTCTCAAACTGAGCAAG CTCACGCAGGGTCTGTATGATTTCGAGGTGCTGGTGGACGGGGAAGGGGCTCACGGGCAGGGCTTCGTCAACGTCACCGTTAAGCCAG agccccGAGTGAACCAGCCCCCCGTGGCTGTGGTCTCGCCCCGGTTCCAGGAGATCTCTCTGCCCACCAGCTCCACTGTCATCGATGGCAGCC AGAGCACTGATGATGACCATGTGGTCTCCTATCACTGGGAGGAGGTGAAGGGACCCCTGCGAGAGGAGAAGGTTTCTGCAGACACCCCCATCCTCAAACTGGCCAACCTGGTCCCAGGGAACTACACCTTCAG cctCACAGTGGTCGACTCTGATGGAGCCCGTGACTCCACGCTGGCCTCTCTCTCCGTGTTAAAGGCTGTGGATTACCCCCCCGTGGCGAACGCTGGTCCCAATCAGGTGATCACGCTGCCGCAGAACTCCATCACGCTGTTCGGGAACCAGAGCACCGATGACCACGGGCCCGTCAGCTACGAGTGGTCACTCAGCCCGCAGAGCAAGGACAAGGTGGTGGAGATGCAG GGTGTGCGCACCTCCACTCTGCAGCTCTCGGCAATGCAGGAGGGCGATTACACCTACCAGCTGACCGTCACCGACTCGGCCAACCAGCAAGACACTGCCGAGGTGACCGTGATCGTGCAGCCGG AGAATAACAAGCCCCCCCACGCGGACGCGGGGCCGGAGAAGGAGCTCACCCTGCCCGTGGACAGCACCACGCTGGACGGGAGCAAGAGCAGCGATGACCAGAAGATCGCATCGTACCGCTGGGAGAAAACCAG cggTCCGGACGGAGTGAAGATCGAGAACGCAGACAGCGCCGTCGCCACGGTGACGGGGCTGCAGGTGGGCGTGTACGAGTTCACACTGAGCGTGCGAGACGAGAGGAACCTGGCGAGCAGCGACACTGTGAGCGTCATCGTGAAAGagg AGTTGAATCAGCCCCCTGTGGCTCGGATTTCCGGGAACGTGCAGCTCACCCTCCCCCTGAACATGGCCGCTCTCGACGGGTCAAAATCCTCAGACGACAAGGGAGTGGTGACCTACCAGTGGAGCCGGGACGAGGGGAGCCCCGCCGCGGGG GATGTTCTGAACCAGTCGGACCGGCAGCCCGTGCTGCTGCTCACTAACCTGGTGGAGGGAACCTACATCTTCAACCTGCGGGTCAGCGACGCCAAGGGGGAGAGCAGCACTGCCAGGGGCACTGTGGAGGTCAGACCGG ACCCGCAGCGCAGTGACCTGGTGGAGATGCTGCTGGCTGTGGGGGTGAGTCAGGTGAGCGAGAGGCAGAAGGGCATGCTGGTCCGGCAGATCGCAGTGCTGCTGAGAGTACTGGACAGCGACATCGTGGTGCAGGAAATCCAGGAGTACACTGAGCAGAG cactCGCATGGTGTTCTTCGTGCGCTCGGGACCGAGGCGCCCCCTGCTGCGAGGGCAGGATATCGCCATGGAgctgcgcagcaaactgcgcaaacAGAAAGCAGACTTCCTGATCTTCAGAGCGCTGCAGATCAACACTGTCA CCTGTCAGCTGAACTGCTCCCAGCACGGGTCCTGTGACTCCCTCACGAAGCGCTGTGTGTGCCACCCCTTCTGGATGGAGAACTTCATCCGAGTGCAGCTGGGAGACGGGGAGAGCAACTGTG ACTGGAGCGTTCTGTACGTCACGATCGCCTCCTTCCTGATGCTGGTTGCCGTGGGGATCCTGTCCTGGGGGCTCGTGTGCTGCTGCCGCCGGAGGAAGGGGAAGCCCAAGAGGAAGAGCAGGTACAAGATCCTGGAGGGGACTGACGATCAGGAGAGCCTGGAGCTGAAACCCGCTGCCAAAggag GTGTCCGACTCAAGCCCCCGGTGCACCCCCACTCCAGCCTCCTCCGCTCCGAGTCCGAGGGGGACAGTGAGGACGCCCTCTTCACCTGGCCGGATCGAGAGAAGGGCAAACTGCTGAGACACCAGAACGGGTCGGTGCGCAACGGACATGGGCCCAACAGAACCAGGAAACAGAGCTGCGAAGAGCTGCTATAG
- the LOC117962528 gene encoding adenylyl cyclase-associated protein 1-like isoform X2: MAEMQALVERLERVVSRLETVAGSGHGEAGDSAASGDVAAFVESYDCLLSGPVAEYYSHSQQIGGDVLKHADMVKLALTSQRALLLKASRCQKPSESELAALLKPASTQIQQIQEFREQNRSSKQFNHLSAVSESIPALGWVAMSPKPGPFVKEMNDAAMFYTNRVLKEFKDTDKKHVDWVKAYLSIWSGLQAYIKEHHTTGLAWSKTGPKASPAPPSACGAPPPPGPPPPPAPVQSSSGASEDRSSLFAEINKGANITKGLKHVADDQKTHKNPALKAQVTPVRSGPKPFSTSKPAVATNKPAAKKEPPVLELDGKKWRVEHQENAQGLVISDTELKQVVYAFKCTGSTLQIKGKINSITLDNCKKVGLVFDDVVGIVEVINCKDVKIQVLGKVPTISINKTDGCHVYLSPTSLSCEVVSAKSSEMNVLVPGEGGDFTELPVPEQFKTVWNGSKLVTTATEIAG; encoded by the exons ATGGCTGAGATGCAGGCACTAGTGGAGCGCTTGGAGCGGGTCGTGAGTCGGCTGGAGACTGTGGCCGGTTCTGGGCATGGCGAGGCAGGAGATTCTGCTGCGTCCGGAG aCGTGGCTGCGTTCGTGGAGAGTTATGACTGCCTGCTGTCAGGCCCCGTGGCTGAGTACTACTCCCACAGCCAGCAGATAGGGGGCGATGTCCTGAAACAC GCTGACATGGTGAAGCTGGCTCTGACCTCACAGAGAGCGCTGCTGCTGAAGGCCTCGCGATGCCAGAAACCGTCCGAG aGCGAGCTGGCTGCGCTGCTCAAACCCGCCTCCACTCAGATCCAGCAGATCCAGGAGTTCCGGGAGCAGAACCGGAGCAGCAAGCAGTTCAACCACCTGTCAGCTGTGAGCGAGAGCATCCCCGCGCTGGGCTGGGTCGCCATG aGCCCCAAGCCAGGCCCCTTTGTGAAGGAGATGAACGACGCTGCCATGTTCTACACCAACCGCGTCCTCAAGGAGTTCAAAGACAC GGATAAGAAGCATGTGGACTGGGTGAAGGCTTACCTGAGCATCTGGTCTGGACTGCAGGCTTACATCAAGGAGCACCACACCACGGGCCTGGCCTGGAGCAAGACA GGTCCCAAGGCCTCTCCTGCTCCTCCATCTGCTTGTGGAGCCCCGCCCCCTCCTGGCCCGCCCCCTCCTCCTGCTCCCGTCCAGTCCTCATCTGGAGCCAGTGAGGACCGCTCCTCCCTCTTCGCTGAGATCAACAAGGGCGCCAACATCACCAAGG GTCTGAAGCACGTCGCCGATGATCAGAAGACCCACAAGAACCCGGCTCTGAAAGCCCAGGTGACTCCGGTCCGCAGCGGCCCCAAGCCATTCAGCACCTCCAAACCAGCCGTCGCCACGAACAAACCGGCGGCCAAGAAAGAGCCACCCGTGCTGGAGCTGGATGGGAAGAAGTGGAGAGTG gagcaCCAGGAGAATGCGCAGGGGCTGGTGATCAGCGACACGGAGCTCAAGCAGGTGGTCTACGCCTTCAAGTGCACCGGCAGCACCCTGCAGATCAAGGGCAAGATCAACTCTATCACCCTGG ATAACTGTAAGAAGGTGGGGCTGGTGTTTGATGACGTGGTCGGGATTGTGGAGGTGATCAACTGCAAGGACGTCAAGATCCAG gtcctGGGGAAGGTCCCCACCATCTCCATCAACAAGACGGACGGCTGCCACGTGTACCTGAGCCCCACCTCCCTGAGCTGCGAGGTGGTGAGCGCCAAGAGCTCCGAGATGAACGTGCTGGTGCCCGGCGAGGGCGGGGATTTC acggAGCTGCCGGTTCCGGAGCAGTTCAAGACGGTGTGGAACGGCAGCAAGCTGGTCACCACGGCGACAGAGATCGCAGGATAG
- the LOC117962528 gene encoding adenylyl cyclase-associated protein 1-like isoform X1 produces the protein MVDLLLCVRPMVVACSTAQHSTAQHRIMAEMQALVERLERVVSRLETVAGSGHGEAGDSAASGDVAAFVESYDCLLSGPVAEYYSHSQQIGGDVLKHADMVKLALTSQRALLLKASRCQKPSESELAALLKPASTQIQQIQEFREQNRSSKQFNHLSAVSESIPALGWVAMSPKPGPFVKEMNDAAMFYTNRVLKEFKDTDKKHVDWVKAYLSIWSGLQAYIKEHHTTGLAWSKTGPKASPAPPSACGAPPPPGPPPPPAPVQSSSGASEDRSSLFAEINKGANITKGLKHVADDQKTHKNPALKAQVTPVRSGPKPFSTSKPAVATNKPAAKKEPPVLELDGKKWRVEHQENAQGLVISDTELKQVVYAFKCTGSTLQIKGKINSITLDNCKKVGLVFDDVVGIVEVINCKDVKIQVLGKVPTISINKTDGCHVYLSPTSLSCEVVSAKSSEMNVLVPGEGGDFTELPVPEQFKTVWNGSKLVTTATEIAG, from the exons ATGGTTGATTTGCTGTTGTGTGTAAGGCCGATGGTCGTGGcgtgcagcacagcacagcacagcacagcacagcacag GATCATGGCTGAGATGCAGGCACTAGTGGAGCGCTTGGAGCGGGTCGTGAGTCGGCTGGAGACTGTGGCCGGTTCTGGGCATGGCGAGGCAGGAGATTCTGCTGCGTCCGGAG aCGTGGCTGCGTTCGTGGAGAGTTATGACTGCCTGCTGTCAGGCCCCGTGGCTGAGTACTACTCCCACAGCCAGCAGATAGGGGGCGATGTCCTGAAACAC GCTGACATGGTGAAGCTGGCTCTGACCTCACAGAGAGCGCTGCTGCTGAAGGCCTCGCGATGCCAGAAACCGTCCGAG aGCGAGCTGGCTGCGCTGCTCAAACCCGCCTCCACTCAGATCCAGCAGATCCAGGAGTTCCGGGAGCAGAACCGGAGCAGCAAGCAGTTCAACCACCTGTCAGCTGTGAGCGAGAGCATCCCCGCGCTGGGCTGGGTCGCCATG aGCCCCAAGCCAGGCCCCTTTGTGAAGGAGATGAACGACGCTGCCATGTTCTACACCAACCGCGTCCTCAAGGAGTTCAAAGACAC GGATAAGAAGCATGTGGACTGGGTGAAGGCTTACCTGAGCATCTGGTCTGGACTGCAGGCTTACATCAAGGAGCACCACACCACGGGCCTGGCCTGGAGCAAGACA GGTCCCAAGGCCTCTCCTGCTCCTCCATCTGCTTGTGGAGCCCCGCCCCCTCCTGGCCCGCCCCCTCCTCCTGCTCCCGTCCAGTCCTCATCTGGAGCCAGTGAGGACCGCTCCTCCCTCTTCGCTGAGATCAACAAGGGCGCCAACATCACCAAGG GTCTGAAGCACGTCGCCGATGATCAGAAGACCCACAAGAACCCGGCTCTGAAAGCCCAGGTGACTCCGGTCCGCAGCGGCCCCAAGCCATTCAGCACCTCCAAACCAGCCGTCGCCACGAACAAACCGGCGGCCAAGAAAGAGCCACCCGTGCTGGAGCTGGATGGGAAGAAGTGGAGAGTG gagcaCCAGGAGAATGCGCAGGGGCTGGTGATCAGCGACACGGAGCTCAAGCAGGTGGTCTACGCCTTCAAGTGCACCGGCAGCACCCTGCAGATCAAGGGCAAGATCAACTCTATCACCCTGG ATAACTGTAAGAAGGTGGGGCTGGTGTTTGATGACGTGGTCGGGATTGTGGAGGTGATCAACTGCAAGGACGTCAAGATCCAG gtcctGGGGAAGGTCCCCACCATCTCCATCAACAAGACGGACGGCTGCCACGTGTACCTGAGCCCCACCTCCCTGAGCTGCGAGGTGGTGAGCGCCAAGAGCTCCGAGATGAACGTGCTGGTGCCCGGCGAGGGCGGGGATTTC acggAGCTGCCGGTTCCGGAGCAGTTCAAGACGGTGTGGAACGGCAGCAAGCTGGTCACCACGGCGACAGAGATCGCAGGATAG
- the LOC117413840 gene encoding neurochondrin — protein MSSIPAPQLLAIEGCGNAVPEPPGMGEARSAALERCLQVLRDAASDSEQFAALLLVTKLAQAGDLSPSTRRRVFDAVGFSLPNRLLVTVETPPDCPPHLFRSLAVSLLAGFSTDPGLAAHPELINKIPLLLGLVSAEPEPGQERPRRDQPGLDLPEQSPTEPAQDGAKRDQPGPNQTTQRTAPGLSPTVPHAPGQAEPNQNHCGGAGQQTQLCPDLATIQDSYQCLTALAISPRGPRVLLSRGAVPALCRAHTQRCPGHALALPVLTRILSGAGPAAWQKHEEELTRLLVLLSSEFARSGDSSKFTLCEALPHFLPPPAGAARPGLRPSLDALCAGLREVLGARLSVAQRDPALRLAACLLDGFGAEWLAGSGPGSGQFLALLVNLACVEVRMALEEPDSGSVRRDTVTACYRILEFGMEACSLGLTCLDTAPGKPPSGLLTLEQSRQVLGVMEEAVAAVIFYLAQVAPVRYRDPFVFASVRLLCAWLAEETSSLKQEVCALLPFLIGYGRALFEGEERDRGLTNQMEELSVTDSGEGGDWPGDALRFLLPGLCHLSVEEGPRAVLLSQGSPALLLRYLSHLWGRLGAAGGCQDQASLQTACSVFLNLTVTEPGIVRTDPSFSSLQTLLMDSLPSLIQKPPLLILAAHFCTLGLLMARLLAGTPALQDRAPSRRFARSALLFLSRAHTLDSDGAGRGVVRSARYSECWEDVGELWFLGMQALGGCVAELPWLADTVLQSGWLGDALELLRACPASADPDLRGALQSVLTPLAQHSQACRDFIRKQQGEVIAKLHCMAELQRHLAGTG, from the exons ATGTCTTCCATCCCGGCCCCCCAGCTGCTGGCGATCGAGGGATGTGGGAATGCTGTGCCGGAGCCCCCCGGGATGGGGGAGGCCCGGAGCGCCGCGCTGGAGCGCTGTCTGCAGGTCCTGAGAGACGCTGCGAGTGACAGCGAGCAGTTTGCAGCGCTGCTGCTG gtcACTAAGCTGGCTCAGGCTGGTGATCTCTCCCCCTCGACCCGGCGCCGTGTTTTCGACGCTGTGGGTTTCTCCCTGCCGAACCGGCTGCTGGTTACCGTGGAGACGCCACCGGACTGCCCCCCCCACCTGTTCCGCTCGCTGGCCGTGTCTCTCCTCGCCGGGTTCAGCACCGACCCGGGCCTGGCGGCGCACCCAGAACTGATCAACAAGATCCCCCTGCTGCTGGGGCTGGTGTCAGCAGAACCGGAACCGGGCCAGGAGAGACCCAGGAGAGACCAGCCAGGACTAGACCTGCCTGAGCAGAGCCCAACAGAACCAGCACAGGACGGGGCCAAGAGAGACCAGCCAGGACCCAATCAAACAACACAAAGAACAGCCCCGGGGCTGAGCCCCACAGTGCCCCACGCACCTGGACAAGCTGAACCCAATCAGAACCACTGTGGAGGAGCTGGGCAGCAGACCCAGCTGTGTCCGGACCTGGCCACTATCCAGGACAGCTACCAGTGTCTGACGGCGCTGGCTATCTCCCCCCGGGGCCCCCGGGTCCTGCTCTCCCGCGGGGCGGTACCAGCCCTCTGCCGGGCCCACACCCAGCGCTGCCCCGGCCACGCCCTGGCCCTGCCGGTCCTGACCCGCATCCTGAGCGGCGCCGGGCCCGCGGCCTGGCAGAAACACGAGGAGGAGCTGACCCGGCTGCTGGTGCTGCTCAGCTCGGAGTTCGCGAGGTCCGGAGACAGCAGCAAGTTCACCCTGTGCGAGGCTCTGCCGCACTTCCTGCCTCCCCCAGCGGGGGCAGCGCGGCCCGGACTGAGGCCCAGTCTGGACGCCCTGTGTGCTGGGCTGAGGGAGGTTCTGGGGGCCCGGCTCAGTGTGGCCCAGAGAGACCCGGCGCTGAGGCTGGCTGCCTGCCTGTTGGACGGGTTTGGAGCAGAGTGGCTGGCTGGTTCTGGTCCTGGTTCTGGTCAGTTCCTGGCCCTGCTGGTGAACCTGGCCTGTGTGGAGGTCCGCATGGCCCTGGAGGAGCCCGATTCTGGTTCTGTTCGAAGGGACACGGTCACTGCCTGTTACCGTATTCTGGAGTTTGGCATGGAGGCCTGCAGCCTGGGGCTCACCTGCCTGGACACCGCCCCAGGGAAGCCCCCGTCTGGATTGCTCACACTGGAGCAGAGCCGGCAGGTGCTGGGAGTCATGGAGGAGGCTGTCGCCGCCGTCATCTTCTACCTGGCCCAG GTGGCCCCGGTCCGGTACCGAGACCCGTTTGTCTTTGCCTCGGTCCGGCTCCTCTGCGCCTGGCTGGCTGAAGAGACTTCCTCCCTGAAACAGGAAGTGTGCGCCCTGCTGCCCTTCCTGATTGGCTATGGCAGAGCACTGTTCGAAGGAGAGGAGCGGGACCGCGGCCTGACCAATCAGATGGAGGAGCTGAGTGTGACGGACAGCGGGGAGGGCGGGGATTGGCCTGGTGACGctctgag GTTCCTGCTGCCTGGTCTGTGTCACCTCTCTGTGGAGGAGGGCCCCCGCGCTGTGCTGCTCTCCCAGGGCTCCCCTGCCCTGCTCCTGCGCTACCTCTCTCACCTGTGGGGCCGGCTGGGGGCGGCGGGGGGCTGCCAGGACCAGGCCAGCCTGCAGACAGCCTGCTCCGTGTTCCTGAACCTCACCGTCACTGAGCCAGGGATCGTCCG gacagACCCCAGCTTCTCCAGTCTGCAGACCCTCCTGATGGACTCGCTCCCCTCGCTCATACAGAAGCCCCCCCTCCTCATCCTGGCTGCACACTTCTGCACCCTGGGGCTGCTTATGGCACGCCTGCTGGCTGGAACACCAG cGCTCCAGGACCGTGCTCCGTCTCGTCGGTTTGCCCGCTCcgctctcctcttcctctcccgcGCTCACACCCTGGATTCGGACGGTGCTGGGAGGGGGGTGGTGCGCTCGGCTCGGTACTCGGAGTGCTGGGAGGATGTGGGGGAGCTGTGGTTCCTCGGGATGCAGGCTCTGGGGGGCTGCGTGGCTGAGCTGCCTTGGCTGGCAGACACGGTACTGCAGAGCGGCTGGCTGGGGGACGCTCTGGAGCTGCTGAGAGCCTGCCCTGCATCGGCAGATCCGGACCTGAGGGGGGCGCTGCAGTCTGTGCTCACTCCCCTGGCTCAGCACAGCCAGGCCTGCCGCGACTTCATCCGCAAGCAGCAGGGGGAGGTTATAGCCAAACTGCACTGCATGGCAGAGCTGCAGCGCCACCTAGCAGGGACAGGCTGA